ATCGCCTTTTTTGAATACGTTTTACAGGTTCCTGCCAACCGAATGGGCTATGGTCAGTTCACGCTTCCTCAGCTTAAAATCATCCAGGAAGTGATCACCATGGTGGTCTTTGCCGGGTTTTCAGTTCTCTATATGAAACAGTCATTGAAGCTAGATTTTCTCTGGGCGGGCCTATGCCTTATTGGCGCCGTTTATTTTATTTTTAGGTCTGCTTAGAAAAAATTCGCTCTTTTATCTCATTTCAAGATATAATGAACACATATGAAGTTCATTTACGTCCTGGAAGATGATGAACGTATTCAAAAGGATCTGTATGAGACTTTAAAAAGTATAGATCCAAAGCTTCATATTCGCTTTTTTCTCACTCTTGCACAATTTCACGAATGGCTTAAATTCGCAGTCCACGAAGGTGCAAAATCCTTAGCCCCTGGCGGGCAAAAATATAAAGATGATGACTCAGAAGAGATCACCGCGTCTGACACCCATGAATTAAGATTGGTCGTCGCAAAATACGAATTTTTTGGTGCAAAGAATATGGGGCTCATCAAACGAGCCCGCGATTTTTTCGTGCGCAAGAAAATGTGCTCAGAACAAGAACCCACGGCCCTGATCTTGACCGCTTTCGATAGTCCTGACTTCGACATTGCACTCGCTGAAGAACGCATCATTAATAATGTGATCTTTAAACCCTTTGATAAATTAATTCTGAAGCAACATCTTGAGTACGCTCTTACGGGGCACCATCCTGTGAATACAGGCACCGTGGCGGCAATGAAAATTCAGTCCACAATTGAAATGCTTAAAGAGGTTGCTTTTAACAGCATCTCCGAAATCGGATTTACGACGATCAACAATCATGAGATCAAAATCGGAGCCATAACGAAGTACTATAGCGACGTCTTTAAGGCAGAAAACAAAAGAAGTATTTTTGCGTACTGTCACTCTTGCAAAGAAATTGCCCCGGCAGCTTCGGCTTCCGCCGACAAAGAATATCTTTGTGAGTTTCACTTCTTTGGCGCCGACAACAAACAGATAAGCCAGATCCGACGAAGCATTCTCCAAAACAAATCTCACGAAGTTCACAATCTTATGAACACTCAAGGTAGCACCATGAGAGTTCTGGTCATCGACGAAGACGTCGCCGCAGGCCTGGAAATTAAAAATTTTCTGAGCGAAAAAATCTCCAATCTAGAAATTTACAATTACGCTCACTATGGACAACTGCTTTCAGATCTTTCTGACAAGGACACGGTCAACCGTCAGGAACTTCCACCGCAATTTGATATGGTCTTTGCGAGCTATGATCTTTTTGAGATTGAAAAGGAAAAACGCTGGGGACAAATCTGCCAGTATCTGCAAGACCGAGCCACCAAGCACGCCATTTCCACGTCAGGTCCACCGCATTTATATTTGCTTTCTCGAAAAAAAGTCCCGACGGACGAGATCAGAAATATTGCTTCTTGGAGCAAAGAAATCTTTTTCATTCCTCTCGACAAAGGCTACATTCTTAAAAAAATCCTCTCGCAGCATTCCACTCTTCTAAATCGCGAAAATTCCACCGTTTCTAGCATTAAGG
This region of Bdellovibrio sp. BCCA genomic DNA includes:
- a CDS encoding DMT family protein, producing MSTFTPIGLLFLSNIFMTFAWYGHLKSLRESALWVAILISWGIAFFEYVLQVPANRMGYGQFTLPQLKIIQEVITMVVFAGFSVLYMKQSLKLDFLWAGLCLIGAVYFIFRSA